The following are encoded in a window of Caldicellulosiruptor danielii genomic DNA:
- a CDS encoding extracellular solute-binding protein, giving the protein MSKTKKVLRLFVVSICIVGLLLTSIGVLGASKSKYSFKLTIMAQYFGTEPAPSNSPVILKAEQYLKTDLEFTWVPADGYNDKLNIMLASGNLPMVVYVPGKTASIIGACKAGAFWELGPYIKQYKNLKAIPDIVLWNSSIEGKIYGIPRSRTLGRNGIVYRKDWAKNVGITKLETIDDLYNMLKKFTYNDPDKDGKNDTYGMIVCNYNGPFYITLTWFGGPNGWGLNKNGQLVPSFLTNAYLENLKFWRKMYQEKLFNHDFPSVPGARWEDYYSQGKGGVKIDVIDSANRIYNGLKNNGIIPKDAKDTDIMDIVVSVKGKYGLRNLPTSGYAGYLMVSKTSVKDMNTFKKVMSILDKFGDRTMQDLFGYGLPNRHYKLVDGKIDPIPNLPADLSREISGLNQVLHFYPANGGTPRYMTPLLQLQADMQALNEKLNILVPNPAEALIGMSDTYIKRGVTLDNMIEDARVKYITGQLNDQGFKKVLDNWRKQGGDQIIKEVNALYRKYKKNIPYKDDLYKILN; this is encoded by the coding sequence ATGAGTAAAACAAAGAAGGTTTTGAGGTTATTTGTAGTTAGCATTTGTATAGTAGGTTTGTTGTTAACATCAATAGGGGTTTTGGGCGCTTCAAAATCAAAATATTCATTTAAACTTACAATCATGGCTCAGTATTTTGGTACAGAGCCAGCACCCTCAAATAGTCCTGTTATCTTAAAAGCTGAACAGTACTTAAAAACCGACCTTGAATTTACATGGGTACCTGCAGATGGTTACAATGACAAATTAAACATTATGTTAGCAAGCGGAAATCTTCCAATGGTGGTTTATGTACCAGGGAAAACTGCATCTATAATTGGTGCTTGCAAGGCAGGAGCGTTCTGGGAACTTGGACCGTATATAAAGCAATATAAGAATTTGAAAGCAATTCCGGATATAGTTCTTTGGAACTCTTCTATTGAGGGTAAAATTTATGGTATTCCACGTTCAAGAACCTTAGGAAGAAATGGAATTGTATACAGAAAAGACTGGGCTAAAAATGTTGGCATCACTAAACTTGAAACAATTGATGATTTGTACAACATGTTAAAGAAGTTTACCTACAATGATCCAGATAAAGATGGAAAGAATGACACATATGGAATGATTGTTTGCAACTACAATGGACCATTCTATATAACTCTCACATGGTTTGGTGGACCTAATGGATGGGGTTTGAACAAAAACGGACAGTTAGTGCCATCTTTCTTAACAAATGCATATCTTGAAAATTTGAAATTCTGGAGAAAGATGTATCAAGAAAAGCTGTTTAACCATGACTTCCCAAGTGTTCCAGGTGCAAGATGGGAAGATTATTACTCACAGGGTAAAGGCGGAGTAAAGATTGACGTTATAGACTCTGCAAACAGAATTTACAATGGCCTCAAGAACAATGGTATCATCCCAAAAGATGCAAAGGATACAGATATAATGGACATTGTTGTGTCTGTAAAAGGTAAATATGGTCTAAGAAATTTACCGACTTCTGGTTATGCGGGGTATCTGATGGTTTCAAAAACAAGTGTAAAAGACATGAATACATTCAAGAAAGTAATGTCGATATTAGATAAGTTTGGCGACAGAACAATGCAGGACTTGTTTGGTTATGGACTGCCAAACAGACACTATAAGCTTGTAGATGGTAAAATAGATCCTATTCCAAACTTGCCAGCAGATTTGTCAAGGGAAATAAGTGGACTCAACCAAGTTTTGCATTTTTATCCTGCAAACGGTGGAACACCAAGATATATGACTCCGCTTTTACAGTTGCAAGCAGATATGCAAGCTTTGAATGAAAAACTCAATATTCTTGTTCCAAACCCAGCAGAAGCGTTGATAGGTATGTCAGATACCTATATCAAACGCGGTGTCACACTTGATAATATGATTGAGGATGCACGAGTTAAGTATATTACTGGTCAGCTCAACGACCAGGGATTCAAGAAAGTTCTTGACAACTGGAGAAAACAGGGTGGAGATCAGATCATAAAAGAAGTAAATGCGTTATATCGCAAGTATAAAAAGAATATTCCATATAAGGATGACTTGTATAAGATTCTCAACTAA
- a CDS encoding carbohydrate ABC transporter permease — translation MKQNKTVASTIFDVFNHVFLGIWAIITVLPFLYVLAASFAPDSEIKTRTFFIIPHNPTLLTYKFIFASNYFLRSMLNSVIITVGGTLVNLFFTFTMAYALSKKHFIGRSIVLNGVIFTMLFGGGMIPTYLLVKSLGLLNSYWALWLPGAISPFNFFVVKNFFQEMPQDLEDAARIDGCTEAQVLWKIILPLSKPIIATFALFYGVGHWNSWFGALLYINDAEKWPVQLILRQIVMLSTTLASDLTQFDPNFQPPQESLKMAIIVVATLPIMLLYPWLQKYFIKGMFIGSLKE, via the coding sequence ATGAAACAAAATAAGACAGTAGCAAGTACAATTTTTGACGTTTTTAATCATGTATTCCTTGGAATATGGGCAATAATAACCGTTTTACCTTTCCTATACGTTTTGGCTGCATCGTTTGCGCCAGATTCGGAAATAAAAACCAGAACATTCTTTATAATTCCTCATAATCCTACTCTTCTTACTTATAAATTTATTTTTGCTTCAAACTATTTTCTTCGCAGTATGCTCAACAGTGTGATTATCACGGTAGGAGGTACATTGGTAAATCTGTTTTTCACATTTACAATGGCATATGCTCTCTCAAAGAAGCACTTTATAGGCAGAAGCATTGTCTTAAATGGTGTAATATTTACAATGCTTTTTGGTGGAGGAATGATTCCTACATATTTGCTGGTAAAAAGCTTGGGTCTATTAAATTCTTATTGGGCACTATGGCTGCCAGGTGCAATTAGCCCCTTTAACTTCTTTGTTGTCAAAAACTTTTTCCAGGAAATGCCTCAAGATTTAGAAGATGCTGCGAGAATTGACGGTTGTACAGAAGCTCAGGTATTGTGGAAAATAATACTTCCTCTTTCAAAACCAATAATCGCTACGTTTGCACTTTTCTATGGAGTAGGGCATTGGAATTCATGGTTTGGAGCGCTTTTGTATATAAACGATGCTGAGAAATGGCCTGTGCAGCTAATTTTGAGGCAAATAGTAATGCTGTCAACCACACTTGCTTCAGACTTAACACAATTTGATCCTAATTTCCAACCCCCACAGGAGTCGCTAAAAATGGCGATAATAGTTGTGGCTACTTTGCCGATAATGCTTTTGTATCCATGGCTTCAAAAGTACTTCATAAAGGGAATGTTCATCGGTTCGTTGAAGGAGTGA
- a CDS encoding ABC transporter permease: MTATTSIWKRLKKDKWLYILALPGILYFIIFRYIPMFGIVVAFQDFNPFLGFWKSPWVGFEHFKTLFTDPDFPMLFRNTLLISFYNLLFYFPVPIILALLINEVRNQVYKRIVQTCVYVPHFVSMVVIASITYVLLSSETGVINNILYSLTGKKIEFLTDPRWFRPLIIIQSIWKEAGWGTIIFLAALSNVDPTLYEAAIVDGATRWQQTWHITIPSIMSTVIILFILRLGHLLDTGFEQIFLMKNPINRSVAEVFDTYVYQVGVTQGAYSYSTAVGLFKSVVGLILIQVSNYLSKKFTETSLF, translated from the coding sequence ATGACTGCTACCACTTCAATATGGAAAAGACTGAAAAAAGACAAATGGTTGTATATCTTGGCTTTACCGGGTATTTTGTACTTCATCATTTTTAGGTACATTCCAATGTTTGGTATAGTAGTTGCCTTTCAAGACTTTAATCCGTTTTTGGGGTTCTGGAAAAGTCCGTGGGTAGGTTTTGAGCATTTTAAAACACTTTTCACCGACCCTGATTTTCCGATGCTGTTTAGAAATACACTGTTAATTTCGTTTTACAATTTACTTTTCTATTTCCCTGTGCCAATTATTTTGGCACTTCTAATCAACGAAGTGAGAAATCAGGTTTATAAGAGAATTGTTCAGACATGTGTTTATGTTCCTCACTTTGTTTCAATGGTGGTAATAGCAAGTATTACATACGTCCTCCTCTCAAGTGAGACTGGGGTTATAAACAATATTCTGTATAGCCTAACAGGTAAAAAGATTGAATTTTTGACAGATCCAAGATGGTTCAGACCACTTATAATAATTCAGAGTATATGGAAAGAAGCAGGATGGGGAACAATAATTTTCTTGGCAGCACTATCAAATGTTGACCCAACTTTATACGAGGCTGCTATTGTGGATGGGGCAACAAGGTGGCAGCAGACGTGGCACATCACTATTCCTTCAATTATGAGTACGGTAATCATACTTTTCATTTTGAGATTGGGGCATCTTCTTGATACAGGTTTTGAGCAGATATTTTTAATGAAAAATCCTATTAACAGGTCGGTGGCAGAAGTATTTGACACGTATGTTTATCAGGTGGGTGTAACCCAAGGAGCGTACAGTTACAGTACAGCAGTTGGTCTTTTTAAATCTGTTGTTGGATTGATTTTAATTCAGGTTTCGAACTATCTGTCTAAGAAATTTACTGAAACTTCACTGTTCTAA